In Doryrhamphus excisus isolate RoL2022-K1 chromosome 7, RoL_Dexc_1.0, whole genome shotgun sequence, one genomic interval encodes:
- the adamtsl5 gene encoding ADAMTS-like protein 5 isoform X2 produces the protein MGKLERLVCVLAKLRRWCLCAHANLHHQECPPGSEDFREMQCAAFNDRQLVAGNSFRWKTFHGGSNPCELSCLALGHNFYYNFGRVLDGTACDKEPGAMCVNGRCLKPGCDSILGSEQQEDACMVCGGKNTTCLHHRSVYQSNGLEAGGPFGYNEVAKIPAGATHIRVTDNSRNYLALQNGRAQFVINGNWKISVPGEYNVAGTKLLYRRSADTWESFEVPGPTQEDLRLMVLATDRNPGIEYEYWLPPDQYDLYHGRRSPLRQTHLSDSYLPWEQPGTTTTTTTTRPPQVTTRPHWSQRRPVKPPRQSSHPILPRLEREENHRNLLPQPSPGRHCGKCRRVKGRRERQRQYCQKDFVFRARVLGKLYRGAETRYDVQILHTYRNSFRLEHREFLWAPNVCDCPHLEPGKQYILMVRRHINYEQTLNRILLEEDSYAAPYRPREDQLLRPLERLCSNRGRKRIAV, from the exons GAGTGCCCTCCAGGCTCCGAAGATTTCCGAGAGATGCAGTGTGCTGCCTTCAATGACAGACAGCTGGTGGCAGGAAACTCATTCCGATGGAAAACCTTCCATGGAG GTTCCAACCCCTGTGAGCTCAGCTGCCTGGCCTTGGGTCATAACTTCTACTACAACTTTGGTCGTGTGCTTGACGGCACAGCCTGCGACAAAGAGCCCGGAGCGATGTGCGTCAACGGACGCTGTCTG AAACCCGGCTGTGACTCCATCTTGGGTTCGGAGCAGCAAGAGGACGCCTGCATGGTCTGTGGAGGGAAAAACACCACCTGCCTTCATCACAGGAGTGTTTACCAGAGCAACGGCCTGGAGGCAG GTGGGCCTTTTGGATACAATGAAGTAGCCAAGATTCCAGCTGGAGCCACTCACATCCGAGTCACGGATAACAGCCGGAATTATCTCG CTCTCCAGAACGGTCGTGCCCAGTTTGTGATCAACGGGAACTGGAAGATCAGCGTCCCCGGGGAGTACAACGTGGCTGGAACCAAACTTCTGTATCGGCGCTCAGCTGACACCTGGGAGAGCTTTGAGGTCCCGGGGCCAACCCAGGAAGACTTGCGTCTAATG GTTCTGGCCACGGACAGAAACCCAGGGATCGAGTACGAGTACTGGTTGCCCCCAGACCAGTATGACCTCTACCATGGGAGGAGAAGCCCTCTGCGTCAGACTCACCTCTCTGACAGCTACCTCCCCTGGGAGCAACCCGGcaccactaccaccactaccacTACACGGCCCCCCCAGGTCACCACCCGCCCCCACTGGT CACAAAGAAGGCCAGTGAAGCCACCGCGCCAATCTTCCCACCCCATTCTGCCCCGCCTGGAACGAGAGGAAAACCACAGAAACCTCCTACCTCAGCCCTCGCCTGGAA GGCATTGTGGGAAATGTCGACGAGTTAAAGGTCGAAGAGAGCGCCAGAGACAGTATTGCCAGAAGGATTTCG TTTTTCGTGCCAGAGTCCTGGGGAAGCTTTACAGAGGCGCAGAGACGCGTTACGACGTCCAGATCCTCCACACGTACCGTAACAGCTTCCGCCTGGAACACCGCGAGTTCCTCTGGGCCCCCAATGTGTGCGACTGCCCCCATCTGGAGCCGGGGAAGCAATACATCCTGATGGTGCGCCGACACATTAACTACGAGCAGACGCTAAACCGCATCCTGTTGGAGGAGGACAGCTACGCGGCGCCGTACCGACCCCGAGAGGACCAACTCCTGCGGCCGCTGGAGAGGCTCTGCAGCAACAGAGGTCGGAAGCGGATTGCGGTGTGA